The nucleotide sequence GCTGGCGGCCGTCGCGCCGGAGGCCGAGGAGGCGGTCGCGGCCGGGCGGCAGCCGAACGTGGCGGAACTGCTGAAGACCGCGCTGCGGTCCTTGAACAAGCGTTAGCGAGGTGAACCGTGGGGCCACGGGACGACGGCAGCGTCGTCGCGGCGGAGGCCGCTCCCGAGGAGCGCGCCCTGGAGGCGACACTGCGCCCGCGTTCGCTGACCGAGCTCGTCGGCCAGGAGCGGGTGCGCGAGCAGCTCTCGCTCGTGCTCGAGGCGGCGCTCGGCCGCGGCACCTCACCCGACCACGTCCTGCTCGGTGGCCCGCCGGGCCTGGGCAAGACCACGCTCGCCATGATCATCGCCCACGAGATGGGCGCGCCGCTGCGCGTCACCAGCGGCCCGGCGATCCAGCACGCCGGTGACCTCGCGTCGATCCTCTCCACCCTCACCGAGGGCGAGGTGTTGTTCATCGACGAGATCCACCGGCTGGCTCGGCCGGCTGAGGAGACGCTGTACCTCGCCATGGAGGACTTCCGGGTCGACGTCGTGGTCGGCAAGGGGCCCGGCGCGACCGCGGTGTCGATCGACCTGCCCCGGTTCACCCTGGTGGGCGCCACCACCCGCGCCGGGTTGCTGCCCGGCCCGCTGCGCGACCGGTTCGGCTTCACCGGGTACATGGACTTCTACGACAGCACCGAGCTGGAACGGATCCTCGTCCGCTCCGCCGGACTGCTCGACGTGCAGACGACCGCCGACGGCATCGCGGAGATCGCCCGCCGCTCGCGGGGCACGCCGCGGATCGCGAACCGCCTGCTCCGCCGGGTGCGCGACTACGCGGAGGTGCGCTCAGACGGCATGCTGACCGCGGAGGTGGCCAGGGCCGCGTTGCACGTCTACGACGTGGACGAGGACGGCCTCGACCGGCTCGACCGGTCGGTGCTCGACGCCCTGCTGACCAAGTTCGGGGGCGGGCCGGTCGGCCTGGCCACGCTCGCGGTCGCCGTCGCCGAGGAGCCGGAGACGGTGGAGACGGTGGCCGAGCCGTTCCTCGTGCGGCTCGGGCTCATCGCACGGACACCGCGCGGGCGGGTCGCGACGCCGGGGGCCTGGCAACAATTGGGTCTCAGCCCGCCGAGCGGCCCAGGGACCGGATCTGCGACCCTATTCGATGCGGAGGGCTGACCTGGGCGGACGTACCGCGTTCTGGCAGGTACGCTGCCGGAAGGTTCCGTTGCCGATCTGACCGGACGCCGCATACACTGCGCCGATGGCCGCGGACTATCGTGGCCCTTTCCATATGTACAGACTCCCATTTTGGAGTCGAAAGGATCTCCGTGCCCAGCAATCTTCAGCCGATT is from Streptosporangiales bacterium and encodes:
- the ruvB gene encoding Holliday junction branch migration DNA helicase RuvB, with amino-acid sequence MGPRDDGSVVAAEAAPEERALEATLRPRSLTELVGQERVREQLSLVLEAALGRGTSPDHVLLGGPPGLGKTTLAMIIAHEMGAPLRVTSGPAIQHAGDLASILSTLTEGEVLFIDEIHRLARPAEETLYLAMEDFRVDVVVGKGPGATAVSIDLPRFTLVGATTRAGLLPGPLRDRFGFTGYMDFYDSTELERILVRSAGLLDVQTTADGIAEIARRSRGTPRIANRLLRRVRDYAEVRSDGMLTAEVARAALHVYDVDEDGLDRLDRSVLDALLTKFGGGPVGLATLAVAVAEEPETVETVAEPFLVRLGLIARTPRGRVATPGAWQQLGLSPPSGPGTGSATLFDAEG